A single Metarhizium brunneum chromosome 5, complete sequence DNA region contains:
- the TRYP_12 gene encoding Trypsin, whose protein sequence is MVPKAAILLAAAFSAISAATPAIDRRDNQQHCGGSLLDRKTVLTAGHCLLKSASVKAGTLNVQMGGVDARVASYKLHPKYIPSPIHPFNDIGIIKLSTPIVNSSTISYAILPESNAVPPVDSIAAAAGWGRQAPGDKSRVDKLGKITVPIKSPQYCVDHDPEGRLVHSITGQDTVCAGESGKTLCYGDSGGPLIDQQTGTLIGVASKVLQDAKKNYCGESTVFTRVSSFIPFITENLEPAPLTDAEIDDFFNQD, encoded by the exons ATGGTACCCAAGGCTGCTATTCTACTAGCTGCCGCGTTTTCTGCTATTTCGGCAGCGACACCAGCTATCGATAGGAGA GATAACCAGCAACATTGCGGAGGCAGTTTACTGGATAGAAAAACTGTTCTTACTGCTGGTCACTGTCTTTTAAAGAGCGCTTCTGTAAAGGCAGGAACGTTG AATGTGCAGATGGGCGGCGTAGATGCACGAGTTGCATCTTACAAGCTCCATCCAAAGTACATACCATCCCCGATCCATCCATTCAATGATATTGGCATCATAAAATTATCAACCCCGATTGTGAACAGCAGCACGATTAGCTACGCGATCCTACCGGAAAGTAACGCGGTTCCGCCGGTTGATTCAATtgctgcagcagcaggctg GGGCCGGCAAGCTCCCGGAGACAAATCTCGTGTGGATAAACTTGGCAAGATCACTGTCCCTATTAAGTCACCACAGTACTGCGTAGATCATGATCCAGAGGGGAGGCTTGTACACAGTATAACTGGTCAAGACACAGTATGTGCTGGTGAAAGTGGCAAGACGCTGTGCTATGGGGATAGCGGCGGTCCTCTTATCGACCAGCAAACGGGAACCTTGATTGGTGTCGCGTCAAAGGTTCTTCAGGACGCAAAGAAAAATTACTGCGGCGAGTCCACGGTATTTACTAGGGTCAGCAGCTTTATCCCTTTTATTACCGAGAATCTTGAGCCTGCGCCGTTGACAGACGCTGAAATTGACGACTTTTTCAATCAGGACTGA